In one window of Henckelia pumila isolate YLH828 chromosome 1, ASM3356847v2, whole genome shotgun sequence DNA:
- the LOC140884063 gene encoding disease resistance protein RPM1-like gives MAELAISAATSILIELVVPKILEKLNVDKDMEKDVKSMKSWLGRMQAYVEEANSDINNSRSNDEKVKLARETAFEIADVLDEIALHSTHLVHRHKITQEARKFGHNIRHGFPRKRISEKIADIKSKFEDTKSQNVAFPDGAAGPSSSSGSGIGHRVSPLLLDDEMVGYTDLKETFTIRLTDGGKSPVTLAVVGPAGSGKTTFVKNVFWKQGIRGRFDCHAWVHVSKNFDLKALFINMLKQFRDWRKDSYHTFDITEAEALLRNHLQNRRYILVLDDIWEKEHWDYVKNALPDGVSGSRIIVSTRDSNVALFCASSPQCVYELKGLEWADAWRLFCKIAFKDSNGECPAELKTYSSKIVTRCEGLSFAIVAVAAALAQKPKHIIEWERFHKRLGCEIGSDLSAIRNTLLPGYMDLSSDVKSCFLYLGLFPEDYSVERGRLIRLWVAERFVTGTDSSTAEEVAEDYLRQLIHRNLVHVSNWDFDGRPRNCRVLSLVLTFIVHKCKEEVFASIFPRENTSVDEETHVIRRLSVHGDCSHLPQINSNFAVIRSIFLFRCGTIPAVHLGNNFRDCELLRVLDLQGAPLTEFPEQITNLILLRYLSLRETKIKTIPSSIKKLFYLRTLDLRQTSVTQLPGTISRLHNLRHLFVYNYNVDHYLAFDSVRGVEKFEGIGNLRNLQKLSLVKVGKKDGVIRDLKKLTQLRKLALVGIKREHGKSLCASLEQLTYLTTLDLSSNTEEEFLELGEIQNPSSNIQRLYLKGRLEAFPRWISKLDKLQRIGLKWSKSKDNPLKALKDLPSLMEIELIDSYEGEKLEFEASTFKKLKTLVIEKFSRLNTVVIEEGAMPELERMNLHRCPYLKMIPLGIHNLSEIKELVLRDMAVDFIARLRQNGEDRWMVERIPVIKSFTLSNRGWIPENLSGSFSA, from the exons ATGGCTGAACTTGCTATCAGCGCAGCAACGTCGATTTTGATCGAATTGGTCGTCCCAAAAATTCTGGAAAAACTCAATGTTGATAAAGATATGGAGAAGGACGTGAAGAGCATGAAAAGTTGGCTGGGAAGAATGCAGGCCTACGTAGAAGAAGCCAACAGCGACATTAATAATAGTAGGAGCAATGATGAAAAGGTGAAGCTTGCTCGAGAGACTGCTTTCGAAATTGCGGATGTTCTTGATGAGATTGCCCTTCACTCCACCCATCTAGTCCACCGCCACAAGATCACACAAGAGGCTCGCAAATTCGGCCACAATATTCGCCACGGGTTTCCGCGTAAAAGGATTTCTGAAAAGATAGCAGATATCAAGAGCAAGTTTGAGGATACAAAGTCACAGAATGTAGCATTCCCAGATGGCGCGGCCGGTCCGAGTTCGAGTTCGGGATCAGGGATCGGACACCGGGTGAGTCCTCTTCTTCTTGACGATGAGATGGTTGGTTACACTGACTTGAAGGAAACATTTACGATTCGGTTGACGGATGGAGGAAAGAGCCCGGTCACGCTAGCCGTGGTCGGTCCGGCGGGTTCGGGGAAGACTACGTTCGTAAAGAACGTGTTTTGGAAGCAGGGGATTAGAGGACGATTTGATTGTCATGCTTGGGTTCACGTGTCGAAGAATTTCGATTTGAAGGCACTCTTTATCAATATGCTGAAGCAATTTCGCGATTGGAGGAAGGACTCGTATCATACATTTGACATTACAGAGGCCGAGGCCCTGCTAAGAAATCATTTGCAGAACAGGAGATACATACTTGTTCTGGATGATATTTGGGAAAAGGAACATTGGGATTATGTGAAAAATGCACTGCCCGACGGAGTTTCGGGCAGCCGAATCATCGTGTCGACGAGGGACTCAAATGTTGCCTTGTTTTGTGCATCCTCACCTCAGTGTGTGTATGAATTGAAAGGCTTAGAATGGGCAGATGCTTGGAGACTCTTCTGCAAGATAGCTTTCAAAGACAGCAATGGGGAATGCCCTGCTGAATTAAAAACCTATTCTTCAAAAATCGTGACACGATGCGAAGGCCTGTCCTTCGCTATCGTGGCGGTTGCGGCTGCGCTTGCGCAGAAACCGAAACATATAATCGAATGGGAGAGGTTTCACAAGCGTCTAGGATGTGAAATCGGGAGCGATCTGTCGGCTATCAGGAACACTCTTCTTCCTGGATATATGGATCTCTCTAGCGATGTTAAGAGTTGTTTCTTGTACTTGGGACTTTTCCCTGAGGATTATTCTGTTGAACGTGGTAGGCTCATACGCCTTTGGGTGGCCGAACGATTCGTGACAGGAACAGATAGCAGCACTGCAGAGGAGGTGGCAGAGGATTATCTCCGCCAACTGATTCACAGGAACTTGGTTCATGTTTCCAACTGGGATTTCGATGGCCGGCCTAGAAACTGTCGTGTGCTAAGCCTCGTGCTGACATTTATCGTTCACAAGTGCAAAGAAGAGGTCTTTGCATCGATTTTCCCACGAGAAAATACGAGTGTAGACGAAGAAACTCACGTCATCAGACGCCTATCTGTCCATGGTGACTGCTCTCATTTGCCACAAATTAACAGCAACTTTGCTGTTATTCGTTCCATTTTCTTGTTCAG GTGTGGTACCATACCGGCCGTTCACCTTGGTAACAATTTTCGAGATTGCGAGTTGCTACGAGTCTTAGACTTGCAAGGTGCCCCTCTTACTGAATTTCCCGAACAAATCACCAACCTCATCCTTCTAAGGTATCTTAGTTTGAGGGAGACCAAGATCAAGACAATCCCAAGCTCCATCAAGAAGCTATTTTACCTTAGAACTTTGGACCTCAGGCAAACCAGTGTGACACAGCTTCCAGGGACGATTTCCCGACTTCACAATCTCCGCCACCTCTTTGTCTACAATTACAATGTGGATCATTATTTAGCTTTCGACTCTGTGCGAGGTGTTGAGAAATTCGAAGGGATTGGAAACTTGAGAAATCTGCAGAAGTTGTCTCTTGTAAAGGTTGGGAAAAAGGATGGGGTCATCAGGGACCTGAAAAAGCTAACGCAGTTGAGGAAGCTAGCACTTGTTGGCATCAAGAGAGAACACGGAAAATCCTTGTGTGCATCTCTCGAGCAGTTGACATATCTGACGACTCTTGATCTAAGTTCCAACACAGAAGAAGAGTTTCTTGAATTGGGAGAGATCCAAAATCCCAGTTCGAATATTCAGCGGCTATACTTGAAAGGGCGCCTGGAAGCATTTCCAAGGTGGATATCCAAGCTTGATAAACTACAGAGGATTGGCCTGAAATGGTCAAAATCCAAGGACAACCCACTGAAGGCTCTCAAGGATCTCCCAAGCTTAATGGAGATAGAGCTAATCGACAGTTATGAAGGCGAAAAACTGGAGTTCGAAGCATCAACTTTCAAGAAGCTAAAGACTTTAGTAATCGAAAAGTTTTCACGGTTGAACACTGTTGTTATAGAAGAAGGCGCAATGCCGGAGCTTGAGAGGATGAATCTTCATCGGTGTCCTTATCTAAAAATGATTCCATTGGGGATCCATAATCTTTCCGAGATTAAAGAGCTAGTTCTGCGCGACATGGCCGTGGATTTCATTGCTCGACTGAGACAAAACGGCGAGGATCGGTGGATGGTTGAACGCATACCGGTGATCAAGTCCTTTACTCTCAGTAATCGGGGCTGGATACCTGAGAATCTTTCTGGAAGCTTTTCTGCTTGA